A part of Caretta caretta isolate rCarCar2 chromosome 1, rCarCar1.hap1, whole genome shotgun sequence genomic DNA contains:
- the LOC125633091 gene encoding olfactory receptor 52P1-like — MAAFNLTLPDPSTFILMGIPGLEVAHIWISIPFSIFYIIGLFGNFMLLFVVGKEQTLHKPMYLLICMLALTDIGTSTAVMPKELCIFWFKFKGITVGGCLTQMFFLHSISIMESAVLVTMAFDRYVAICNPLRYATILTNARVAQLGLVGLIRAVLLMLPFPLLLSRQPFCANRIIPHTYCEHMAVAKMSCGDTTVNRTYGLVMAFVVIGVDLTLVALSYSLIIRAVLRISSKKSCLKALNTCTAHICVMMTSFTLFFFSILTHRFGQSITPYVHIILANLFFLIPPMINPIIYGVKTKELRDKVVKYICRS, encoded by the coding sequence ATGGCAGCTTTCAACCTCACCCTGCCTGACCCTTCAACATTCATCCTAATGGGCATCCCTGGCCTAGAAGTTGCTCACATTTGGATCTCCATCCCTTTCTCTATATTCTACATTATCGGCCTGTTTGGAAATTTCATGCTTCTGTTTGTTGTAGGCAAAGAGCAGACCCTACACAAGCCAATGTACCTGCTGATCTGCATGCTGGCACTCACAGACATCGGCACATCTACCGCTGTTATGCCGAAGGAACTGTGTATATTTTGGTTCAAGTTCAAAGGCATTACTGTGGgtggctgcctcacccagatgttcttcctTCACTCAATTTCTATTATGGAGTCAGCCGTCCTCGTGACAATGGCCTTTGATCGCTATgttgccatatgtaaccctctgagatatgCCACTATCCTCACCAATGCAAGAGTAGCTCAACTGGGGCTCGTGGGTTTGATAAGAGCTGTTCTCCTCATGTTGCCCTTTCCCCTGCTTCTGAGTAGGCAGCCATTCTGTGCCAATCGCATTATCCCCCACACGTACTGCGAGCACATGGCTGTGGCAAAGATGTCGTGTGGGGACACCACTGTCAACAGGACATATGGCTTGGTGATGGCCTTTGTTGTCATTGGGGTAGATCTGACACTGGTTGCCCTGTCCTACAGTCTGATCATTAGGGCTGTCCTCAGAATCTCCTCCAAGAAATCCTGTCTGAAAGCCCTCAACACCTGCACAGCCCACATCTGTGTGATGATGACATCTTTTActctcttctttttctccatTCTGACACACCGGTTCGGTCAGAGCATCACTCCTTACGTTCACATCATCTTGGCAAACCTCTTCTTCCTCATCCCCCCCATGATCAACCCGATCATTTATGGCGTCAAAACCAAAGAGCTGCGTGACAAAGTGGTCAAATACATCTGCAGAAGCTGA
- the LOC125633123 gene encoding olfactory receptor 52P1-like, producing MADFNLTLPESSTFILMGIPGLEVAHIWISIPFSMLYIISLLGNSMVLFVVSKEQTLHKPMYLLLCMLALTDIAVSTSVMPMALCIFWFNLKGITVGGCFTQMFFLHSVSIMESAVLVTMAFDRYVAICKPLRYATILTNARIAKLGLVGLIRAVLLILPLPLLLSRQPFCANHIIPHTYCEHIAVVKMSCGDTTVNRTYSLVMAFIVTGLDLTLVALSYSLIIRAILRISSKKAYKKALNTCTAHFCVAMTSFTLFFFSALTHRFGQHITLHVHIILANLYVLLPPILNPIIYGVKTKELYDKLVKYTCRR from the coding sequence ATGGCAGATTTCAACCTCACCCTGCCTGAATCTTCAACATTCATCCTAATGGGCATCCCTGGCCTAGAAGTTGCTCACATTTGGATTTCCATTCCTTTCTCTATGCTCTACATAATCAGCCTGTTGGGAAATTCCATGGTTCTGTTTGTTGTAAGCAAAGAGCAGACCCTGCACAAGCCCATGTACCTGCTACTTTGCATGCTGGCACTCACAGATATTGCTGTGTCTACCTCCGTCATGCCGATGGCACTGtgtatattttggttcaatttgaaaggCATTACTGTGGGTGGCTGCTtcacccagatgttcttcctTCACTCAGTTTCTATTATGGAGTCAGCTGTCCTTGTGACAATGGCCTTCGATCGCTATGTCGCCATATGTAAACCTCTGAGATATGCCACCATCCTCACCAATGCAAGAATAGCTAAGCTAGGGCTTGTGGGTTTGATAAGAGCTGTTCTCTTAattctgcctctgcccctgcttcTCAGTAGGCAGCCATTCTGTGCTAACCACATTATCCCCCACACGTACTGCGAGCACATAGCTGTGGTGAAGATGTCGTGTGGGGACACCACTGTGAACAGGACGTACAGCTTGGTGATGGCATTTATAGTCACTGGATTAGATCTGACACTGGTTGCCCTGTCCTACAGTCTGATCATCAGAGCCATCCTCAGAATCTCCTCCAAGAAAGCCTACAAGAAAGCCCTGAACACCTGCACAGCCCACTTCTGTGTGGCAATGACGTCTTTTactctcttctttttctctgctCTGACACACCGGTTTGGTCAGCACATTACTCTCCATGTTCACATCATCTTGGCCAACCTCTATGTCCTCCTGCCCCCCATACTCAACCCGATCATTTATGGGGTGAAAACCAAAGAGCTTTATGACAAATTGGTCAAATACACCTGCAGAAGGTGA